A single region of the Blattabacterium cuenoti genome encodes:
- the gcvH gene encoding glycine cleavage system protein GcvH, which yields MNSNHLRYSKNHEWIGLKIQNEIQNKKAYVGITNFAKKELGDIIYLDIEDTIIGKIIKKGEIFGTIEAVKTVSDLFMPVSGCILEINKKLLSKPEQINKDSYNKGWMIIIEILYIKEYKKLMSLEEYNKYIQNPPIK from the coding sequence ATGAACTCTAATCATTTAAGGTATAGTAAAAATCATGAATGGATTGGATTAAAAATCCAAAATGAAATACAAAATAAAAAAGCTTATGTTGGAATTACTAATTTTGCTAAAAAGGAGTTAGGTGATATTATTTATCTAGATATAGAAGATACTATTATAGGAAAAATAATAAAAAAAGGAGAAATATTTGGAACAATAGAAGCGGTAAAAACAGTTTCCGATTTATTCATGCCTGTTTCAGGGTGTATACTTGAAATTAATAAAAAATTATTATCCAAACCAGAACAAATAAATAAAGATTCTTATAATAAAGGGTGGATGATTATAATAGAAATTTTATATATAAAAGAATATAAAAAGTTAATGTCTTTAGAAGAGTATAATAAATACATACAGAATCCCCCCATAAAATAA
- a CDS encoding heavy metal translocating P-type ATPase, which yields MRKHDIFYYLDDKKVAEKIIDFNHKNITTVRFLIPSIHCSSCVFILENLSKIHKNIFDSTVDFSNKKISITFNNVEFKLSDLAIMLDKMGYRPDVNFESIENNQKNTFDRKLIGKLAISFFCFGNIMLLAIPEYVGAYKDTWYLDHRNFFRYLMFILSLPVVIFSFVDHVKYAVLGLKKYIFNMDIPISIGIFVLFFWSSYEIFFDLGSGYFDSLSSFSLFLLISRILQIHTHNKIFSFNKNYKSFYPILIKKIHNNKKEENILLSSLKKGDMILIRNEEIIPADSILIEGNAILDNSFITGESYLINKKVGERIYAGSKQKGQAILIKIIKSVDHSYLSLLWNKNKSKNYSKNYLNSIYTRFSKYFTPTILMISIITGMYWYFIKNDIQKIFQTTFSVLIITCPCALVLSTPLIFGNIIRFFSKKGFYIKDIFTMERISSIKTLIFDKTGTITDIDKEKICFVGNIEYEEKKIIASLLKNSSHPLSQKILSELSIKNFYSIENFKEIIGEGVEGVIQNMPVKIGSTKYLGIKTIKKNEKNKTKVSISINNKFIGYFLFRNYYREGIEKIFKDLKKYKIIILSGDHNKLEEKYLKSILPKFSKVIFNQSPEDKLNYVKELQKKGEKIMMFGDGINDCAALNQSDVGIAVSEYTTSFFPSCDAFLQSNCLNKIFFFLKISKISIKLVLINFMISLFYNSVGIVFAITGNLRPFIAAILMPLSSLSVIFFSIVSTWIISRRLIF from the coding sequence ATGAGAAAGCATGATATTTTTTATTACCTTGATGATAAAAAAGTTGCAGAAAAAATAATTGATTTTAATCATAAAAATATTACGACTGTTCGTTTTTTAATACCTTCTATCCATTGTAGTTCTTGTGTTTTTATTTTGGAAAATTTATCTAAAATTCATAAAAATATTTTTGATTCTACTGTTGATTTTTCGAATAAAAAAATTAGTATAACATTTAATAATGTAGAATTTAAACTAAGTGATTTAGCGATTATGCTTGATAAAATGGGATATAGACCTGATGTAAATTTTGAATCAATAGAAAATAATCAAAAAAACACATTTGATAGAAAATTAATAGGGAAATTGGCAATTTCTTTTTTTTGTTTTGGAAATATTATGCTTTTAGCTATTCCAGAATATGTTGGAGCTTATAAAGATACATGGTATCTAGATCATAGAAATTTTTTTCGTTATCTCATGTTCATTTTATCTTTACCAGTCGTAATATTTTCTTTTGTTGATCATGTTAAATATGCCGTTTTAGGATTAAAAAAATATATTTTCAATATGGATATTCCTATTTCTATTGGGATATTTGTTCTTTTTTTTTGGAGTTCTTATGAAATTTTTTTTGATTTAGGTTCTGGATATTTTGATAGTCTTTCTAGTTTTTCTTTATTTTTATTGATAAGCAGAATATTGCAAATTCATACTCATAATAAAATTTTTTCTTTCAACAAAAATTATAAATCTTTCTATCCAATTTTAATTAAAAAAATACACAATAATAAAAAAGAAGAAAATATTTTACTTTCTTCTTTAAAAAAAGGAGATATGATTTTAATTAGAAATGAGGAAATCATTCCTGCCGATTCTATCTTGATAGAAGGAAATGCTATACTAGATAATAGTTTTATTACAGGGGAATCCTATTTAATAAACAAAAAAGTAGGAGAACGTATTTATGCTGGGTCTAAACAAAAAGGACAAGCTATTTTAATAAAAATTATTAAAAGTGTGGATCATAGTTATTTAAGTTTATTGTGGAATAAAAATAAATCTAAAAATTATTCTAAAAACTATTTAAATTCAATCTATACTAGATTCAGTAAATATTTTACTCCTACAATTTTGATGATTTCTATAATAACTGGAATGTACTGGTATTTTATAAAAAATGATATACAAAAAATATTTCAGACCACTTTTTCAGTTTTAATTATTACTTGTCCTTGTGCTTTAGTTCTTTCTACTCCATTGATATTTGGAAATATCATACGATTTTTTTCTAAAAAAGGTTTTTATATAAAAGATATTTTCACAATGGAAAGAATTTCTTCCATAAAAACTTTAATTTTTGATAAAACTGGTACCATAACGGATATAGATAAAGAAAAAATATGTTTTGTGGGAAATATTGAATATGAGGAAAAAAAAATTATAGCTTCTTTATTAAAAAATTCAAGTCATCCTTTAAGTCAAAAAATATTATCAGAATTATCTATAAAAAATTTTTATTCTATAGAAAATTTTAAGGAAATAATAGGGGAAGGGGTAGAAGGAGTGATTCAAAATATGCCAGTTAAAATAGGATCTACAAAATACTTAGGAATTAAAACCATAAAAAAAAATGAAAAAAATAAAACAAAAGTTTCTATTTCTATAAATAATAAATTTATAGGATATTTTTTATTTAGAAATTATTATCGTGAAGGAATAGAAAAAATATTTAAAGATTTAAAAAAATATAAAATAATTATTCTTTCTGGAGATCATAATAAATTGGAAGAAAAATATTTAAAATCTATTTTACCAAAATTCAGTAAGGTTATTTTTAATCAAAGTCCAGAAGATAAACTCAATTATGTTAAAGAACTACAAAAAAAAGGAGAAAAAATTATGATGTTTGGAGATGGAATTAATGATTGTGCCGCATTAAATCAAAGTGATGTAGGAATCGCTGTATCTGAATATACTACGAGTTTTTTCCCAAGTTGTGATGCTTTTTTGCAATCTAATTGTTTGAATAAAATTTTCTTTTTTTTGAAAATATCCAAAATATCTATAAAATTAGTGTTAATCAATTTTATGATTAGTTTATTTTATAATAGTGTAGGAATTGTGTTTGCTATTACAGGAAATTTAAGACCTTTTATCGCAGCTATTTTAATGCCTTTAAGTTCTTTATCTGTTATTTTTTTTTCTATTGTATCTACTTGGATAATTTCACGAAGATTAATATTTTAA
- the ccoS gene encoding cbb3-type cytochrome oxidase assembly protein CcoS — MDILIIMILSSISLGAIFLIFFLIGLYNGQFDDYESPKIRILVDDMEKN, encoded by the coding sequence ATGGATATATTAATTATAATGATATTATCTAGTATTTCTTTAGGGGCTATTTTTCTTATATTTTTTTTAATTGGTCTTTATAATGGACAATTTGATGATTATGAATCTCCTAAGATTAGAATTTTAGTCGATGATATGGAAAAAAATTAA
- the ccoO gene encoding cytochrome-c oxidase, cbb3-type subunit II, whose translation MKLKTYYYNNRIVKAFLYATIFWALMAFIAGLFIALLLFYPELPEFIFRSRLQYSQGIMGFGRWRMLHTNTAVFAFVGNIIFTGYYYALQRLLKTRIFSDILSWIHFWGWQIFILSTWITFLLGINTSKEYAEHEWPIDIGIFFIWIIYGINMIGSILKRRIKHLYVSIWFLLGTWVAVAMLHLFNNLELPISLLSFKSYSIYAGVQDALMQWWYGHNAVAFILTTPILGLMYYFVPKASNQPIFSYKLSIIHFWSLIFIYIWAGPHHLMYTSLPNWAQMLGTIFSIMLIAPSWGGMLNGLLTLRGSWDQMKTNPILKFFVVGIICYGMATFEGPMLATKTLNSIGHFTDWVIAHVHLGTLGWNGFMAFGIMYWLTQKIWNTKLYSISLANIHFWLGVLGIVLYIFPMYFGSILQSGMWKKFNPDGTLTYKNFLDSVLSIIPFYKIRFIGGIIYFLGFVLMIFNIIKTIKMGYSFNNEEFKCNPFYRDEKEKNEKFHSWLEKKPIQLTILSFIAVAIGGFIEIIPTLVIKSNIPTIHSVKPYKALELEGRDLFVREGCNACHSAQIRPFRDEVVRYGEYSKAGEFVYDHPFLWGSKRTGPDLAREGGKNPNSWHYNHMYNPRTTSPGSIMPRYPWLIYNKLDRSNTEKKLKAMVKLGVPYTLEYIKNVNKEMDSQASKIVFDIYKEYPNLKIEIDQQKKVENKKFVPLEKREIIALIAYLQRLGTDIKS comes from the coding sequence ATGAAATTAAAAACATATTATTATAATAATCGTATTGTAAAAGCTTTTTTATACGCTACGATATTTTGGGCACTTATGGCATTTATAGCTGGATTATTTATTGCCTTATTATTATTTTATCCTGAACTTCCTGAATTTATTTTTAGAAGTAGACTTCAGTATTCTCAAGGAATCATGGGATTTGGACGATGGAGAATGTTACATACAAATACTGCTGTTTTTGCTTTTGTAGGAAATATAATTTTTACAGGGTATTACTATGCTTTGCAACGTTTATTAAAAACGAGAATTTTTAGTGATATTCTTAGTTGGATTCATTTTTGGGGATGGCAAATATTTATTCTTTCTACTTGGATTACTTTTTTGTTAGGAATAAATACAAGTAAAGAATATGCGGAACATGAATGGCCTATAGATATAGGAATTTTTTTTATTTGGATTATTTATGGAATTAATATGATAGGGAGTATTTTAAAAAGAAGAATTAAACATTTGTATGTCAGTATTTGGTTTTTATTAGGAACATGGGTTGCTGTAGCTATGTTACATTTATTTAACAATCTTGAATTACCTATATCTCTTTTATCTTTTAAAAGCTATTCTATATATGCTGGTGTACAAGATGCTTTAATGCAATGGTGGTATGGACATAATGCTGTTGCTTTTATTTTGACTACCCCTATATTAGGATTAATGTATTATTTTGTTCCAAAAGCATCTAATCAACCTATTTTTTCTTATAAACTTTCTATTATTCATTTTTGGTCCTTAATTTTCATATATATTTGGGCAGGCCCTCATCATTTAATGTATACATCGCTTCCTAATTGGGCTCAAATGTTGGGGACTATTTTTTCTATCATGTTGATCGCTCCTTCTTGGGGGGGGATGTTGAATGGATTGCTAACCTTAAGAGGATCTTGGGATCAAATGAAAACAAATCCTATTTTAAAATTTTTTGTAGTAGGAATCATTTGTTATGGTATGGCAACTTTTGAAGGACCTATGTTAGCTACTAAAACTCTTAATTCTATAGGTCATTTTACTGATTGGGTAATAGCTCATGTTCATTTGGGAACTTTAGGATGGAATGGTTTTATGGCTTTTGGAATTATGTATTGGTTGACTCAAAAAATATGGAATACAAAATTGTATTCTATATCATTAGCTAATATACATTTTTGGTTAGGGGTTTTAGGGATTGTATTATACATTTTTCCCATGTATTTTGGATCTATATTACAATCTGGAATGTGGAAAAAATTTAATCCAGATGGGACTTTAACTTATAAAAATTTTTTAGACTCTGTTTTATCTATTATTCCATTTTATAAAATAAGATTTATAGGTGGAATAATTTACTTTTTAGGTTTTGTTTTAATGATTTTTAATATTATTAAAACAATAAAAATGGGGTATTCATTTAATAATGAAGAATTTAAATGTAATCCATTTTATAGGGATGAAAAAGAAAAAAATGAAAAATTTCATAGTTGGTTAGAAAAAAAACCAATACAATTAACAATTCTTTCTTTTATAGCGGTAGCTATTGGAGGTTTTATAGAAATAATTCCTACTTTAGTAATTAAATCTAATATTCCTACTATTCATAGTGTTAAACCTTATAAAGCTTTAGAATTAGAAGGTAGAGATTTATTTGTTAGAGAAGGATGTAACGCATGTCATAGTGCACAAATTCGTCCGTTTAGAGATGAAGTTGTTCGTTATGGAGAATATTCTAAAGCTGGAGAATTTGTCTATGATCATCCATTTCTTTGGGGTTCTAAACGAACAGGACCAGATTTGGCTAGAGAAGGAGGTAAAAATCCTAATTCTTGGCACTATAATCATATGTATAATCCTCGTACTACTTCACCTGGATCTATTATGCCAAGATATCCTTGGCTTATTTATAATAAATTAGATAGATCTAATACAGAAAAAAAATTGAAAGCAATGGTAAAATTAGGAGTTCCATATACTTTGGAATATATAAAAAATGTAAATAAAGAAATGGATAGTCAAGCAAGTAAAATTGTATTTGATATTTATAAGGAATATCCTAATTTAAAGATAGAAATAGATCAACAAAAAAAAGTAGAAAATAAAAAATTTGTTCCTTTAGAAAAAAGAGAAATTATAGCTCTTATTGCTTATTTACAACGCTTAGGAACAGATATTAAATCTTAA
- a CDS encoding CcoQ/FixQ family Cbb3-type cytochrome c oxidase assembly chaperone, giving the protein MISFFKQYFTEEKNVGFFQSFMLILFLLVFFLILFFVYSKPKKYYKEISLIPLEE; this is encoded by the coding sequence ATGATAAGTTTTTTTAAACAATATTTTACAGAAGAAAAAAATGTAGGATTTTTTCAATCTTTTATGTTAATTTTATTTTTATTAGTTTTCTTTTTAATTTTATTTTTTGTGTATTCAAAACCTAAAAAATATTATAAAGAAATAAGTTTAATTCCTTTAGAAGAATAA
- a CDS encoding cbb3-type cytochrome c oxidase N-terminal domain-containing protein: MRSKIPSFIMIPSSLSVIIFMFYVFFRSYNYISYLTHPITVSFFIIITILLCILECVNNLIFKEKLQFLTEEEKRKIFEENEGNYFYRFYRFIFHNPKKMNNGVKKIDHGFDGIIELDNKLPMWWVHLFYLTIVFSVIYFFSYLFMDFSNPYKEYNIAYKNQLKKIEIFEKNTPQATIENAVFNKNLINSGKTLFVENCATCHQSDGSGNIGPNLTDDYWINIKEKDLFKNIFSIIWNGSDNNPTMRDFGKSGEIKGNDIEKISSYVYFINQYSKKPLTYKGAQGKKIIEWRKI, encoded by the coding sequence ATGAGATCTAAAATTCCTTCTTTTATTATGATTCCTTCTTCTTTATCTGTTATAATATTTATGTTTTATGTATTTTTTAGAAGTTATAATTATATATCTTATTTAACCCATCCTATCACTGTATCTTTTTTTATTATAATTACGATATTATTGTGTATTTTGGAATGTGTTAATAATTTGATTTTTAAAGAAAAATTACAATTTCTTACAGAAGAAGAAAAAAGGAAAATTTTTGAAGAAAACGAAGGAAATTATTTTTATAGGTTTTATAGATTTATATTTCATAATCCTAAAAAAATGAATAATGGAGTAAAAAAAATAGATCATGGATTTGATGGAATTATAGAATTAGATAATAAATTACCAATGTGGTGGGTTCATCTTTTTTATCTTACAATTGTTTTTTCCGTAATTTATTTTTTTTCTTATTTATTCATGGATTTTTCTAATCCCTATAAAGAATATAATATAGCTTACAAAAATCAGTTGAAAAAAATAGAAATTTTTGAGAAAAATACTCCACAAGCAACTATAGAAAATGCTGTCTTTAATAAAAATTTAATTAATAGTGGAAAAACTCTTTTTGTGGAAAATTGTGCTACTTGTCATCAATCGGATGGAAGTGGAAATATAGGTCCTAATTTAACAGATGATTATTGGATAAATATAAAAGAAAAGGATTTATTTAAAAATATATTCTCTATAATATGGAATGGGAGCGATAATAATCCTACTATGCGTGATTTTGGAAAATCAGGAGAAATTAAAGGAAACGATATTGAAAAAATATCTAGCTATGTATATTTTATAAATCAATATTCTAAAAAACCTTTAACATATAAAGGGGCTCAAGGTAAAAAAATAATAGAATGGAGAAAAATATAA
- a CDS encoding FixH family protein, which yields MKIKFNWDTGIVLSLFIFVIFILYIAFFFPHAESQLVSDRYYEEEMKYQDIINEKKNVLTLPKKIKVTILSSGIKIIFPPINDNINGFFILFRSSSKDLDIRRSFKILKYSNKILFISKNFLKKGYYKIIIRWVSDKKYFFEKNIFWEK from the coding sequence ATGAAAATAAAATTCAATTGGGATACCGGAATTGTATTATCTTTATTTATTTTTGTAATCTTTATTCTTTATATTGCCTTTTTTTTCCCCCATGCAGAAAGCCAACTCGTATCAGATAGATATTATGAAGAAGAAATGAAATATCAGGATATTATAAATGAGAAAAAAAATGTATTAACACTACCTAAAAAAATAAAAGTTACCATTTTATCTTCTGGTATAAAAATTATATTTCCTCCTATTAATGATAATATTAATGGATTTTTTATTTTATTTAGATCTTCTTCTAAAGATTTAGACATAAGACGATCTTTTAAAATATTGAAATATTCAAATAAAATATTGTTTATTTCTAAAAATTTTTTAAAAAAAGGATATTATAAAATTATAATTAGATGGGTATCAGATAAAAAATATTTTTTTGAAAAAAATATTTTTTGGGAAAAATAA